tgtttggtGTCTGTTAAGGAAACGTGGTACTGGGATGGCAGTAACGTGACTAACATGGTGATGAGCGGTGTGAAGTGTACAGGAAACGAACTCTCCCTCAGCCAGTGTCAGCATCACAAAACAGTCACCTGTTCGAAAACAGCCGCACGGTTCTCCGCAGGGGTTATATgctcagagagtgagtgacaataaaaacacattcacacagcaaAGGGGGTTTGTGTGATATTTAGCTTGTGTTGTAATAATTTGCTTGCAAAACACAAAGTGGAtgacttccttttttctttggtTTCATGAGCTTTCTTAACAATGCAGCCAGTACATTGTATGACAGCTATGAGAGATTCTAGCTATagaaatcaaaaacaaatctaTGAGGATATGTAACAGGTTTATAGTAAAAGACTGTTTCAGCATTTGCCAAAATcattaacagtaaaatatatataaaacaacagtGTATCAAAGAACTGGATCAAAGAAATCACCCAGTATAAATTCACTACGTATAAAGCACAACATGAACTTGTCTCGGTATGGTCAGTCACAGCACAAGTTAGTTTAGTTTGTTAGCATGATGAAtatgtatgtgatgtgtatttTTGTCTCCTCAGCTGCATCTGATCTGGTTCTGAACGCATCTCTGGTGCAGCAGACGGCATATATTGAGGACCGTCCGCTGCACATGCTGTACTGTGCTGCAGAGGAGGACTGTTTGTCTAAAAGTGCTGCGAAAGTTAACTGGCCCTATGGCCACCGCCGCCTGCTTCGCTTTTCCTCACAGATCCACAACATTGGTCGTGCTGACTTCAGGCCTAAAGCTGGACGCCACTCCTGGGTTTGGCACGCATGCCATGGGTAACTATAGCTGTGAGATGTTTCGGCATTATGGGGATAGAAGGTcatcattttaacacacactttagtaAAGAATACATTAGTATTCAAGGTCATGCCTATGTGCATGCGTTAAAGATataatgtgtgttactgtgtcgaACTGTAGGCATTATCACAGCATGGATATCTTCACACACTATGACCTGCTGAGTTCCAATGGCACCAAGGTTGCAGAGGGACACAAAGCTAGCTTCTGTCTAGAAGACAGTGACTGTCATGAGGgtaaaacaagaaaacacacacactcatatatacagtatgctggaTATAGATACTTGATGCTTTTATGACTGTTGTTTTAAttacattgttttgtgtttatattgcAGGTGTTTCCAAGCGTTATGAATGTGCTAATTTTGGAGAGCAGGGCATCACAGTAGGATGCTGGGATCTCTATCGACATGATATCGACTGTCAGTGGATCGACATCACTGATGTGAAACCAGGAAATTACATTATGCAGGTCAGACTTTATGCTTTGTAAAGTGCAAAGgggtattataataataataataataataataataataataataataataataataataataataatgtcctttGCAAATAActaaatgtacatatatataaatacaacaaatgtaaatataaataaaactaaatagcAAATCCATGTACTTATAGATTCTTCTCACCTTTTTTACCCATATCACAGTGAGACCTGTGAGATTTTGATATTTACAAAAGTTTGCCTTTAattcttattatattttcaacaataattttcagatttttgacATGTATGCTTTTGGATATTTTAATATTGCAGTATTTTCCTTtcacaaacagacaaatcttTGTAGAtccaaaaaaattattacacTGAGAAACAGTTTATTCCAAGCTAATATCTAAGCTGAATATTTCACAGCATaaatgtgtgatgtttgtgttctGCATTGTTGATGTTTCAGGTTGTAATAAATCCTAATTTTGAGGTGTCTGAGAGCGACTACACAAATAATGCAATGAAATGCAACTGCAAATATGATGGCCATAGGATCTGGTTTCACAACTGTCATACTGGTGAGTTCTTTACTTACAACCTACATAAATGCACAGTGCTTCGGAGATTTATGGATACACAGAATGATGTAACTTTCATTTGAAACCAGATAATGCTGATCAATTTTCAGAATCAGGCCAGATTGTTGACTTCAGAACATTTAGCCAGCCATTTTGCAGGTTGAGCAGTCTCAAAAtctgatttcacacacacacacacacacacacacacacacacacacacacacacacacacaccccattcaACTTCACAATCCCTTGCATGGCCATGTGTGTCTTTACcttgtcttttttatatattaattctaTTTTAGGTTATTAGAGTGAGTTATTGAACTGACTCTAAGTGTGTAAGATACCAAAATAACACCaagttcacctttttttttttattcataaagtcctaaaaggaaaaaaaatccttttttcaCTAAAAGGAAAATTGTTTCTATTCATGTCATTAACTACAAGGTCCAAGTGAGCAGACAAGTCAAGcattatttatacttattatttataagtTATGTACTCTTATCtactttattatatacagtgagTGCATGAGAATAATGTAGACAGCTGACTGTGCTCACACCgttttgtctctgtgtcctgtcaGGTGATGCATTCAGTGAGGAGGCCGAGAGGAATTTTGAGAGATACCCAGGACAGCTCAATAATGAGATCTCCTAATCCATATCggcagatcatttaaaaaatgttacctTTTATTTTGCCCTGGATCATATACAACATATTACCCAGGTTACAGAGTAAGGATCTATCGTACTCTTTTTATGTTCACACTCAGGGAACAGGCAAGGTCTGTCATTGTGAACCCTCAAGGAAATTCCAGAAATCATATTCATGTTGGTGTCAGCACCAGTGACCTGCCGTCCTGAGAGCCACAAAGGTTCAAATCCTGAGCTTGTTAAGTagtgttttgttattaaaaaaacccACAGTAATACAGTTATCATACATGTACCTCATTTCTAGGTAACAATATGGGCATTAGGCTgttagataataataatcaacagGACATAACCTCATCTAGTGATTCAGAGAGTGTACCATGCATTTATTAACTCCACATGCATAGTTTATGTTTGCTATTTCTTTGACTGCCAAAAAGTATTACACAAAAATGTGAAACTGTGAGGTTTCTCCTACTTGAACAATGTATTTTCATCACATTGGAATAATTCAGCTTAAACAGCTTTATTTCATATGAAATTTCATATTCATCAAAATATAGGTGCAGTAGGATCACTCATCACCTTCTAACTTCACACACCTTCAATAACTAAACATTTCTACAACACTGTTTCAACCATGGCCGGTTACTTTAAgaggaaaaacataaaaacttcCTCTTTCACATATAGAGGTGGACATGGTCCGTAATAAATTAGGCcatctttctcttcatcttGAATTTTCTGCAgagattttgttcatttttttgagAACAAAATCTTTCTATTTTCTAAATTTAGAAATTTTTTTCTATAATTCCAATATATTATCTGCCCCATCACATCATTGTTTCAACAAGCCACATcaactgagaaaaaaataaacgcCGAGAACTATCGGACatgtgaaatgaaattaattaaaaataaatgtaataaaattctaACACGCTCAAGTCTAATTATCTCTTCAGAATAtttaacaatcttttttttaatctgcaatTTTTCCATAAGGCAAAATACTGTGTCTGGTATATGTTATTCTGTGAACTCAGGGGAAATGTGCAGCATCAGGAGGTCTTGACCTCTGCGCACCACCATGTTGATGCTGTCATTTGTCCGTACTGCATTGTAGATTTCTTCTGAGGTGTTCACCTTTTTCCCATTGACTTCCACCACAATGTCACCTGGTTTCATACCcgctctgacacacacaaagaacacaGTGTTCACatgaaaacatatttataaacCATATTCCACAAGCCGGCTCTgtccttctcctttttttttacacacacacacacacacacacacacacacacagctttattccctttattaggaacactgcACATTCCtacagttatctaatcagccaatcatgtggcagcagcacagtgcaaaAACAGAGCAAGAGGTTTAACTAATGTTCacctcaaacatcagaatgaagaaaaaaaatgaattctgtgactttaaccatggcatTGTTATTGGTGACAGAGCAGTTGGTTTgagtaattcattttaattctgagTAGTGGGATGTCAAACCGTActcaacaaaataaatgaaaaagaagaatgttAAATGAGGTGAAAATGAGAGTAAACATTACTCAGATAAGACACTAAATTTCTAATTGTTTAACAAACTATTACATTTGACAGTGTATGTAAAACAATGACACCATTGTTATCTGCTGACCTGTTGGCCGGAGAGCCAGTGATGACACGATGGATGAGGATTCCATGTGTTACGTCAGGGAACGAGGGATCACGCATCTTCAACTCAGCGATTATACTAAAAGATAATAAGACACCAAGAATGACTGCCAAGAAAGTTGCAGCTCTGTGTTATTtaattagtgtgtttgtgtttctaatGAGCACTGATGGACCAGGTTACCTGGGTGTTAGTGTTAACATCATCACTCCTATGTAGCGCCGTTTATTTTCAGAGCCACTGAACCAAGAACCTGTAAACGACACAAGAGCAATGAAAGATCCAAAAGCGTTGTCACGAATAATGGCAAAGAATAAGAGAAATGATGCATTTTACTCTTTTTATCAGCAGCACGCTCAAGGAAAAGACGAAGTCTGTCAGAGGGAATGGCAAAAGAAATCCCAGCAGTCACCTTCATGGTATTAATACCAATAACCTCACCATCCtgagtgttaaaaaaaacatttaaatactgaGTTTGTGATACAGTGATTtaattctgtgtgtttatattattgtcTAAGATAGATCTTACCAAATTAATAAGTGGACCACCTGAATTCCCAAACTGTAAAGGTCCAAAGCAGTACAAATATCAGAAGGTTTCAATATTATGTTTTTACACATTTAGACCTTGACAAAAATATGTACTTATCTAAAGTGGGCAAAGTGGTGCATGCTCACATCTATGGCAGCATCAGTCTGTATGTAGTCCATGTTGCCATTAGACAGGCCCAGTTCTTTGCTGCCTCTTTGAGCCGAACTAACTATTCCAGATGTGATGGTGTTCCTCAGAGCAAAGGGGCTCCCCATGGCAACCACAAACTCCCCCTGACGAACATCTAATGACTTCCCAAGACACAGTGTGGGCAAGGGATGCTGAAAACACCCCCAGAAGAACCAAATATCAGTGAAAAAGCCAAAGAGGATAATAAGGTTAGAAAAAGTAATATGTCTATTCTTGCGTTTCACCTGAAACAGTCACTGTTACCTTAGCATTGATTTTAATTGTTGCAATGTCTGCGGCCTGATCCACATCTTGTACGGTGGCATTGTACATGTCTCCGTTGGCCAGTTTGACACGAACCCCACGCTTGTTGGCTACAACATGGGCATTGGTCACTATGAGACCATCAGCACTGATGATGAAGCCAGAACCATTAGAAATAGGGATCTCACGACCAGAGAATGGATGCCTGTTAAGAAATGATGCCCAAAATGGCTTAGTCTACAGTATAAGTAAGACAAGGCAACCAGTGTGTGCTCAGGCTTCTGTGTGAGGAGACAGTAAAGCTATTTAATCATATCTTATCTTTAAATCAGTAAATTTTCACTTATGTAAACAGGGTTTTTTACCCATTATTCTCCTAATTCAATGAAATTATTCAACTTGATAttctagttgatcatttggaatcctaagtggcttatatgaaaggcaaaggcctatagattaagcttattttaccaaaataaaatcttatcatgccttgattttaattatttaattaaatgatttaatcatCATTTAATTAATGATATTATATGCAAACATTTGCAGACATCTAGGACAATATAATAAGACAAAGAATTGGAATTAACACCAAAAATACCTTTTGTATACTGGGATTTACAAAGGTCTCATAATCTTGTAATGTTACTGTATGCCTATTGCAGGTGTTTTGTACTATTGTGTTATTAATAGTCTAAAACTAAGTTATTTTAAGTTTGTGGAGCTGACTCGCAGTCGTGCATGACTTTGGAACATCCCAATAaccactagattttggaatgTCTgtgggatttgtgctcattcagccacaagagcattagcgTAGTCAGGCATTGATTAACTAAACATTTCTGTGGCTCAATTTATGTCATGCAATAAAAGTACATGCATTTGGTTTTACTGTGTAGCAAATGAGTATGCAAATACTCGGACTGTCCTGTTTATGCGCACCGTCACCACAatcttctcttccttccttcatctTATTTCCttgattgtttttttcacattttatttagatttctttaaaaaaaaaaagtgtcctaCCTACCCACCTACCTACCTACTTACCATCCCAAAACAACTGCTCCCTTCTTTGGGAGTTGTGGGCAATAGTAGTCGCTGTCCATAGTACTTTGTAGAACACACCATTCTGGCACCTTTGGGATGTTCATTTCAACATACTACAATTCTGGACACACTAATTAGGACACTTTGGGACAGACAGGAGGAGTATTGGGAGCGGAAGTGAAGGAAAAATCCGTTAGTTATTGCTAAAGTATTAAACGAATCCCATCATGTGTTCAGAACATTAGGAAGGTTGGTCTACCACGACAATGACAAACTTTTGGCTTCACTAACGCAGTCTGTTGTCAAACTCACCGTCCTAATATCTCAATGTAAACTACAGCAGGCGATGATTTCTCCACTACATCCGCGATAAAGTTGTACTTATACCGCGGACTGTCGCCTTTGTATGCGGATGCACAGTAGGCTGTAGGTGTGAAACAGTGCAGCACGGTGTTAGTGACAGGTCGTGTCTTCATGGAGACGTGTTTATCCCGCTCGTTGTTTACACCGTATAACGCACTCAGCCCCAGTCCTAACGCCGCGGATCTGAGGAGACACGAccgagatgatgatgatgatgatccacCGCCTCCTCGTCCTCCTTCCGACACCGGGACTCTAAAGACCGAGTTTTCTGCTGGTTGATTCACTGAACATGTGCTGGAAGCATATCGTACAAATCCTAAAGGTAAATCCTTCACATGACGCCTCGTCTCTGTGACTATCCGTAAGAGTGGACGGTGTTTGGTTGCCATATTGCATCAGATATTAAACAACTTGTCAGCAAACTCTACAGAAGGTGATATCGAAAGCTAATATTCTTTTCTGTAGTCCTTATTATGAATCTTGGGAATCCCGACACTTTAACCCACAACAAGTCGTTACTCGCAGTAAGTCGTTACTATATCAGCATGTATCCCGTGCTCCGGAAGTCTCTACACTGCGCATGCGTAGTCCTAACCAAGTCCAGTCATAAACAAAAAGGAAGTTGTAGGTCAGATTCAGTTCAAATGAGGGACTCGTGTCAGTCTGACACTGGGTGCGTTGTGCTGGATTGGGTTTCTGTTGAGGAGATGCGAAGATTAAGATGCATCTATGAACTGTTTAATATGACCGATTTGTCTTAAGAGGAGAAATCTAGCATCTTTAGAGGTCCAGAGCAATATAATGAACTGGATTATTATTTAATGCACAGAACTTAAATGTAATAAGCTGTGCACTTATATACAATTCTATAGCAGCAACAATCCTGTTGTCCTTTTATATATGACTGTTGTagaatagggggcacggtggcttagtggttatcacattcgcctcacacctccagggtcggggttcgattcccgcctccaccttgtgtgtgtggagtttgcaggtttcctcccccgggtaCTCCCCCGGGTTCCTCCccaggtttcctccgggtactccggtttcctccccggtccaaagacatgcatggtaggttgattggcatctctggaaaaattgtccctagtgtgtgatggcgtgagtgaatgaatgagtgtgtgtgtgtgtgtgtgccctgcgatgggttggcactccgtccagggtgtatcctgccttgacgcctgagacgcacaggctccccgtgacccggggtagtttggataagcggtagaagatgaatgaatgttgtagaATATTTCTGATACATGGAGGTTAAACTATTATAAATTGTTACAATTGAATCAGCACTACAAGACAACGTTTTAAAACATAATATCTAACTTTCTTAACTTTGCAACATCTGATCATGATTGGTGAGCTATAATTTTTCTAGGTAATATTTATAAGTCAGGGTTTGATTGTTGGACGTGAAAAACGTCCTCACGTCACTGTCTTGTTACAGCCAAATGGCATTGCGTCTCAACTGCAGACACGTCATCACGTTGCTACGGCGCCGTCTGTTTACTGGCGTTTAGCGTTCATTGTCTTGTAGTTTGTTAAGGGCACGTTGATGTATGTTAATGTTAAGCCAAAACATTTGGGGAAAAGAATCTTTTAGTTGACTGCTGATAATGTAGATGCTAAAACACAACCAAAACACTTTTCAGAATTTAGCAGAATCAGTTAAAATGTAGTAAAGTTTAAGTTCTACACAAATCACCATTGGAGTCACCTGATAGATTCATTGCAATGAAGTAgactccctgacaaaagtcttgtcacctatccaagttgtaggaactgcaaataataacttgacttctagttgCCCATTTGGAATCaagtggcttatatgaaaggcaaaggcctctagattacgcttattttaccaaaataaaatcttatcatgccgtgattttttattatttaattattaggacagaaaggtcagactttgcttagacaaaagtcttgtcacttaacagaaataatgtacagtacagaacatAAAGTCATGGTGCAGTggaaaaagaattaatattGTGTATGACTGCGATGAGCTTGGAGGACTGCATCCATACATCTCGGCAATGACTCAAATAACTTATTAATA
The Tachysurus vachellii isolate PV-2020 chromosome 6, HZAU_Pvac_v1, whole genome shotgun sequence genome window above contains:
- the loxl3b gene encoding lysyl oxidase homolog 3B isoform X2; the encoded protein is MRGRSTRTSTSTEVHLAACPLEFNLVNSTDTCQGGMPAVVSCVPGPEYAQNRAMKKHLKSSGTVRLKGGAKTGEGRVEVLKGSEWGTVCDDRWNMQTASVVCRELGYGSAKEALTGARMGQGIGPIYMNEVQCTGHERSLWNCRYKNITDEDCKHTEDAAVRCNVPYMGFEKTMRITGGRTPYEGRVEVLRTSTNGTQHWGLICGEGWGTKEAMVVCRQLGLGYSNHGLQETWYWDGSNVTNMVMSGVKCTGNELSLSQCQHHKTVTCSKTAARFSAGVICSETASDLVLNASLVQQTAYIEDRPLHMLYCAAEEDCLSKSAAKVNWPYGHRRLLRFSSQIHNIGRADFRPKAGRHSWVWHACHGHYHSMDIFTHYDLLSSNGTKVAEGHKASFCLEDSDCHEGVSKRYECANFGEQGITVGCWDLYRHDIDCQWIDITDVKPGNYIMQVVINPNFEVSESDYTNNAMKCNCKYDGHRIWFHNCHTGDAFSEEAERNFERYPGQLNNEIS
- the LOC132847203 gene encoding serine protease HTRA2, mitochondrial-like isoform X1, whose product is MATKHRPLLRIVTETRRHVKDLPLGFVRYASSTCSVNQPAENSVFRVPVSEGGRGGGGSSSSSSRSCLLRSAALGLGLSALYGVNNERDKHVSMKTRPVTNTVLHCFTPTAYCASAYKGDSPRYKYNFIADVVEKSSPAVVYIEILGRHPFSGREIPISNGSGFIISADGLIVTNAHVVANKRGVRVKLANGDMYNATVQDVDQAADIATIKINAKHPLPTLCLGKSLDVRQGEFVVAMGSPFALRNTITSGIVSSAQRGSKELGLSNGNMDYIQTDAAIDFGNSGGPLINLDGEVIGINTMKVTAGISFAIPSDRLRLFLERAADKKSSWFSGSENKRRYIGVMMLTLTPSIIAELKMRDPSFPDVTHGILIHRVITGSPANRAGMKPGDIVVEVNGKKVNTSEEIYNAVRTNDSINMVVRRGQDLLMLHISPEFTE
- the LOC132847203 gene encoding serine protease HTRA2, mitochondrial-like isoform X2 is translated as MNIPKVPEWCVLQSTMDSDYYCPQLPKKGAVVLGWHPFSGREIPISNGSGFIISADGLIVTNAHVVANKRGVRVKLANGDMYNATVQDVDQAADIATIKINAKHPLPTLCLGKSLDVRQGEFVVAMGSPFALRNTITSGIVSSAQRGSKELGLSNGNMDYIQTDAAIDFGNSGGPLINLDGEVIGINTMKVTAGISFAIPSDRLRLFLERAADKKSSWFSGSENKRRYIGVMMLTLTPSIIAELKMRDPSFPDVTHGILIHRVITGSPANRAGMKPGDIVVEVNGKKVNTSEEIYNAVRTNDSINMVVRRGQDLLMLHISPEFTE